One genomic segment of Erysipelotrichaceae bacterium 66202529 includes these proteins:
- a CDS encoding GHKL domain-containing protein yields MKAWSRLTWLIPAVLLLVLLVLNVVLLQLRDETIPDEALVDINRMARELENGTPMHELDQTDIQVALIDMKKTSIETYMDRSRTRAVLLPASKEGSFYRFTYQVQRIPSAIFWIINTTLLGVILFVIYLLFYIRRQIIQPFHNMETMATALKNRDFTYELPQQKQRFFGKFVWAIDVMKEELRHHEDRENKLMKDKQTMIASLSHDIKTPLSNIRLYTDAMREHLYPEELICERLYENCDKIDQYVKEIMHASKEDLFDFHVHMEEVYLHEVENLLKHEQERVELALVSYEQKPCKEHLIYTDLIRLREVISNVVDNALKYGDGKWIHVSFYEEDHHSILQIENSGMNIDKLDVNAIFQSFYRGSNATKHSGNGLGLYICKQLMQKMDGDIFMTQEEGSVSFHLVLGTL; encoded by the coding sequence ATGAAGGCATGGAGTAGACTGACCTGGCTTATTCCGGCAGTGCTTCTGCTTGTTCTGCTGGTCTTGAATGTAGTGCTTCTGCAGCTGCGGGATGAAACGATACCGGATGAGGCTCTGGTTGATATCAATCGCATGGCAAGAGAGCTGGAGAATGGAACGCCGATGCATGAGCTAGATCAAACGGATATCCAGGTTGCGCTGATTGATATGAAAAAGACCTCCATAGAGACCTACATGGATCGTTCCAGAACCAGAGCTGTGCTTCTTCCAGCGAGCAAGGAGGGCAGCTTCTACCGCTTTACCTATCAGGTACAGCGCATACCATCCGCAATCTTCTGGATTATAAATACCACCCTGCTTGGTGTCATCCTGTTTGTTATTTATCTTCTATTCTATATCCGCAGGCAGATTATACAGCCCTTTCATAATATGGAGACAATGGCAACTGCTTTGAAAAACAGAGATTTCACCTATGAGCTGCCACAGCAGAAACAGCGCTTTTTCGGAAAATTCGTCTGGGCAATCGATGTGATGAAGGAGGAGCTGCGGCATCATGAGGACAGGGAGAACAAGCTGATGAAGGATAAGCAGACAATGATTGCTTCTCTTTCACATGATATCAAAACACCGCTTTCCAACATCCGCCTGTATACGGATGCTATGAGGGAGCACCTGTATCCGGAAGAGCTGATTTGTGAGCGACTGTATGAAAACTGTGATAAAATCGATCAGTATGTCAAGGAAATCATGCACGCCAGTAAAGAAGACCTGTTTGATTTTCACGTTCATATGGAGGAGGTGTATCTGCATGAAGTGGAAAACCTGTTAAAGCATGAGCAGGAGCGTGTTGAATTGGCACTTGTTTCCTATGAGCAGAAGCCCTGTAAAGAGCATTTGATTTATACTGATCTCATCCGGCTGCGGGAGGTTATTAGTAATGTCGTAGACAACGCATTGAAATACGGAGATGGAAAATGGATTCATGTATCCTTTTATGAGGAGGATCATCACAGTATTTTGCAAATTGAAAATTCGGGGATGAATATAGATAAATTGGATGTGAATGCAATCTTTCAAAGCTTTTATCGGGGAAGTAACGCAACAAAGCATTCAGGAAACGGCCTGGGTCTGTACATCTGTAAGCAGCTGATGCAGAAAATGGATGGTGATATTTTTATGACACAGGAAGAGGGAAGTGTAAGCTTTCATCTTGTACTTGGTACATTATAG
- a CDS encoding FtsX-like permease family protein translates to MLLRLLKNDLLHGKLTNFMIMIFLAVSTMLSCASISLIYSSQNQISYFMDDMGKVADYNFSMMNVTKKDEQKITAFMKAKGIDEYQIEHDITLPLSVMCFNGRNDLESSGCFATTLPKTYNFLFDENNKTPDIQPGEVGIPLSMKHQLNLQLNDTFQILRGTRTYTYNITSFVRDSVYGSDMMGQKRIILHPADYQIQYDITQDIDHAVVLSVNDGPNTKQLEYDMQKAGLPNAILVDKETAELSFMGVSLGTSAMLLMSGIILLCMSFLIIRFTILFQIESNYAEIGIMKAIGFQHSQIKPLYLMKYMGVTLIGVIIGFFASIPFAKLLESMQAGIVPLMPGNTGTYLSLIIVILIPSLVYTVTTLVLRKLKKQSTMDAIRQGNEGETYKEHTHFTLAKTRLHKLHNFLAFNDLMAHRKHFLMMVIIYAFCMILILVPLTLKDAFQKDTFLQILKISTGDLYSQQNGGISIKDLKEKRAKVRRDLKAYDENVRVDMETMTSASLSDNGLNTSVYLMKRADGNTITFDHGKAPKLSNELALSTTLAKRYGKTVGDSISMEYEGKKHTYLISGIYSSMMNLGNNILAGDIDYEYAYTGYLVIHLSQDEQANQQIAEAIKKEYTDLKLIDSKQMTKSFSGDMPQQITMMSNLIISIILIIIFALTILFSKLHMLRAKKAIALMRSMGYAKRNIRRWLFARCMIQVLSGLLLGILVHTFCTNGLLEAYLESMGMGSVELRSAPFNMYVLYPLLFLLSAMAAQWLVNRTIPAWNIKDLSEE, encoded by the coding sequence ATGTTGCTGCGACTACTAAAAAACGACCTGCTGCATGGCAAGCTGACCAACTTCATGATAATGATCTTCCTTGCCGTATCCACCATGCTGTCCTGTGCCAGTATATCCCTGATCTATTCATCACAAAACCAGATATCCTACTTCATGGACGATATGGGAAAGGTGGCAGACTATAACTTCTCCATGATGAATGTTACCAAAAAAGACGAACAGAAAATCACAGCCTTTATGAAAGCAAAAGGCATCGATGAGTATCAAATCGAACACGATATCACCCTGCCACTGAGTGTTATGTGCTTCAACGGCCGTAATGACCTGGAAAGCTCCGGCTGCTTTGCGACAACCTTGCCCAAGACCTATAATTTTCTATTTGATGAAAACAACAAAACCCCGGATATTCAACCGGGTGAAGTAGGCATTCCGCTATCCATGAAGCATCAGCTAAACCTACAGCTTAATGACACCTTCCAGATTCTGCGCGGGACGAGGACCTACACCTATAACATCACCAGCTTCGTACGTGATTCTGTATATGGCTCCGATATGATGGGACAAAAACGCATTATCCTGCATCCTGCAGATTATCAAATTCAATACGATATCACACAGGACATTGATCATGCTGTGGTACTCTCGGTAAATGACGGGCCAAACACAAAACAGCTGGAATATGATATGCAGAAGGCCGGATTGCCCAATGCAATTCTCGTAGACAAAGAAACCGCTGAGCTTTCCTTTATGGGAGTCAGCCTCGGAACCAGTGCCATGTTGCTCATGAGTGGTATTATCCTGCTCTGCATGTCCTTTCTGATTATCCGCTTCACCATCCTCTTTCAGATTGAAAGCAACTATGCGGAAATCGGTATCATGAAAGCAATCGGCTTTCAGCACTCTCAAATCAAACCGCTCTATCTGATGAAATACATGGGGGTCACATTGATTGGAGTTATCATTGGATTCTTCGCCTCCATCCCGTTTGCTAAACTGCTGGAAAGCATGCAGGCTGGTATCGTCCCTCTTATGCCGGGGAACACAGGAACCTATCTGTCCCTGATTATTGTCATCCTGATCCCGTCACTTGTCTATACCGTAACAACCCTTGTTCTGCGAAAGCTGAAAAAACAGAGTACAATGGATGCCATTCGTCAAGGAAATGAAGGAGAGACCTATAAAGAACACACCCACTTCACCCTCGCAAAAACCCGCCTTCATAAGCTTCACAACTTTCTGGCCTTCAACGATTTAATGGCACACAGGAAGCACTTTCTCATGATGGTCATCATTTATGCCTTCTGCATGATATTGATACTCGTTCCTCTAACCCTCAAGGATGCCTTTCAAAAGGATACCTTCCTGCAGATACTCAAAATATCAACCGGTGATCTATACTCCCAGCAAAACGGAGGAATCAGTATAAAGGATTTAAAAGAAAAACGTGCCAAGGTGCGCCGTGATTTGAAAGCCTATGATGAGAATGTCCGTGTTGATATGGAAACTATGACCAGTGCCTCTCTTAGCGATAACGGTCTGAACACCTCGGTATACCTCATGAAACGCGCCGATGGGAATACAATCACCTTTGATCACGGCAAGGCCCCCAAGCTGTCCAATGAGCTTGCACTTTCCACTACACTGGCAAAGCGTTATGGAAAAACGGTCGGTGATTCCATCAGTATGGAATATGAAGGAAAGAAACACACCTACCTCATCAGCGGTATCTACAGCAGTATGATGAATCTGGGAAATAACATCCTTGCAGGCGATATTGACTATGAATACGCATATACCGGCTATCTGGTTATCCACCTGTCACAGGACGAACAAGCAAATCAACAGATCGCAGAAGCTATAAAAAAGGAGTATACAGACCTCAAGCTGATTGACAGCAAGCAGATGACGAAATCCTTCAGCGGAGATATGCCGCAGCAGATTACCATGATGTCCAATCTGATTATCTCAATCATTCTGATCATCATCTTTGCACTGACAATTCTGTTCTCCAAGCTGCACATGCTGCGAGCCAAAAAAGCGATTGCACTTATGCGCAGCATGGGGTATGCGAAACGCAATATCCGCAGATGGCTGTTTGCCCGCTGTATGATTCAGGTGCTGAGCGGTCTTCTATTGGGAATTCTGGTACACACCTTCTGTACAAACGGACTGCTGGAGGCTTATCTGGAATCCATGGGAATGGGAAGTGTAGAGCTGAGAAGTGCTCCCTTTAATATGTATGTTTTGTATCCACTGCTGTTCCTTCTATCTGCCATGGCGGCGCAATGGCTTGTCAACCGTACCATACCGGCATGGAATATCAAAGATTTAAGCGAGGAATAA
- the deoC gene encoding deoxyribose-phosphate aldolase, translating into MKRWTVEELAGMIDHTYVKADATRKQMEQLCSEAREYHFAMAAINSSQTALCAEFLQGSDVHVGAAIGFPLGQTTIAAKVFEAQDAIHNGADEIDYMINLTEVKAGNWDYVKEEMQQIVTVCRSSKRLCKVILETCYLTQDEIIQICKIAVDVKPDFVKTSTGFGSGGATAEDVQLMRRCVGNAVKVKASGGIRDALTFKKMIACGALRIGTSAGVSIIRELQTEAFKHSGYIAIPEEY; encoded by the coding sequence ATGAAACGATGGACAGTAGAAGAGCTGGCAGGGATGATTGATCATACCTACGTCAAAGCAGATGCAACACGCAAACAGATGGAACAGCTGTGCAGTGAAGCCAGAGAATATCATTTCGCAATGGCAGCTATCAACTCGTCACAAACCGCTCTGTGTGCAGAATTTCTGCAGGGGAGTGATGTTCATGTAGGAGCCGCCATCGGCTTTCCGCTGGGGCAGACAACCATTGCCGCCAAGGTATTTGAAGCACAGGATGCCATACACAACGGGGCGGATGAAATTGATTATATGATCAATCTTACCGAGGTTAAGGCGGGGAACTGGGACTATGTGAAGGAAGAAATGCAGCAAATCGTCACCGTATGCAGAAGCAGTAAGAGGCTGTGCAAGGTCATTTTGGAAACCTGTTATCTGACGCAGGACGAAATCATACAGATTTGTAAAATTGCGGTTGATGTGAAACCGGACTTTGTGAAAACCTCCACCGGCTTTGGAAGCGGGGGAGCCACTGCAGAGGATGTGCAGCTGATGCGCAGGTGTGTCGGTAACGCAGTCAAGGTAAAGGCATCCGGCGGAATACGGGATGCTCTTACATTCAAGAAAATGATTGCCTGCGGAGCTTTGCGTATCGGAACAAGCGCCGGGGTGTCCATCATCAGGGAGCTGCAGACAGAAGCCTTTAAACACAGCGGTTATATTGCAATACCGGAAGAATATTAG
- a CDS encoding GNAT family N-acetyltransferase: MNPYRECPTYQNENYRMRFVKQEDANDLLKVYSEAKTVALCNCDNCEDNFYYTRKARMEEAINYWIMEYHREGFVRWSILDCTSSTVIGTMELFKQSADDAYDNMAVLRLDLLHKYEKQSCLREILMMILPHIKGLFQCTHVITKCVQEAENRRAVLLDLGFCPSKEPLIGWDGTLYQDYYMRKLQEG, from the coding sequence ATGAATCCATATAGAGAATGTCCCACATATCAAAATGAAAATTACCGTATGCGATTCGTAAAACAGGAGGATGCGAATGATTTGTTAAAGGTGTATAGTGAAGCAAAAACAGTCGCTCTTTGCAATTGTGATAATTGTGAAGATAATTTTTATTATACGAGGAAAGCCCGGATGGAAGAGGCTATCAATTACTGGATCATGGAATACCATAGAGAAGGGTTCGTTCGCTGGAGTATTCTCGATTGCACTTCCTCAACTGTGATTGGTACGATGGAGCTTTTTAAACAATCAGCGGATGATGCCTATGATAACATGGCGGTACTGCGACTTGATCTTTTGCACAAATATGAAAAGCAGTCCTGTCTTCGAGAAATCCTTATGATGATTCTACCGCATATCAAAGGACTGTTCCAGTGTACACACGTTATAACCAAATGTGTGCAGGAAGCAGAAAACCGCAGGGCTGTATTGCTGGATCTAGGATTTTGTCCATCCAAGGAGCCGTTGATTGGATGGGATGGTACGCTGTATCAAGATTATTATATGCGAAAGCTACAGGAAGGCTAA
- a CDS encoding AAA family ATPase, whose protein sequence is MKRLPIGVEDFKELIDHQYYYIDKTMFIQDVLKEKVVLYTRPRRFGKTLNMSMLYYFFSIKQKENAYLFDGLNITKNKGAAQYQNQYPVILITLKDMKDIRFQNQIDIFKVIIRELIGKYKDLFTSERLDDIDKKLLICYQEGNVNIADLKNGLRFLSQCLYKHYQKKVILLIDEYDVPLQNAYLNAYYEEMTDFLGGIFSAALKTNEVLEKGILTGCLRIAKESIFTGLNNFKVNSIFDEVSSQQFGFSPMEISTLLQDYHFSEYQKDIKDWYDGYRFGKQDIYNPWSVLMYMDQLLNTSRKTPVSFWANTSGNDIIYRYIKEADATMRQEFEILSSGGYIEKPLKESLTYREMDQINNVYSFLLYTGYLKAINCVDEENSVYRLMIPNKEIKRIYTTIFEEWFQEQVKEIRSDFAEALRKEDVNLANELLNSILFESISYFDYDEKFYHGMLVGLFSNYQVLSNQESGLGRFDLAVLPFYKKKRGFLLELKVASKEEEVEHAAVQACEQIKEKQYLEGLKKKGYTDIVGYGIAFYKKSCLIVALP, encoded by the coding sequence ATGAAGCGTTTACCGATTGGTGTAGAAGACTTTAAAGAATTGATCGATCATCAATATTATTACATCGATAAAACCATGTTTATTCAGGATGTATTGAAAGAAAAAGTTGTTCTGTATACCAGACCGCGAAGATTCGGGAAAACATTGAACATGAGCATGCTCTATTATTTTTTCTCAATCAAACAAAAAGAAAATGCGTACCTATTTGACGGACTCAACATCACCAAAAACAAGGGTGCAGCACAGTATCAAAATCAGTATCCGGTTATTCTGATAACACTTAAGGATATGAAGGATATCAGGTTTCAAAATCAGATTGATATTTTTAAAGTGATCATACGGGAACTGATTGGTAAATATAAGGATTTATTCACTAGCGAAAGACTGGATGATATTGATAAAAAGCTTCTCATATGCTATCAGGAAGGTAATGTGAACATTGCTGACTTAAAAAATGGATTGCGCTTTTTAAGTCAGTGTCTATATAAACATTATCAGAAGAAAGTGATTCTTCTGATTGATGAATACGATGTACCTTTGCAAAATGCGTATTTAAATGCTTATTATGAAGAAATGACAGATTTTCTTGGTGGTATCTTCAGTGCAGCATTGAAAACAAATGAAGTTCTGGAAAAAGGAATTCTAACCGGCTGCCTGCGAATCGCGAAAGAATCCATTTTTACAGGTCTTAATAATTTTAAAGTTAATTCTATCTTTGATGAGGTATCCAGTCAACAATTTGGCTTTTCCCCTATGGAAATCAGTACATTGTTACAGGATTATCATTTCAGTGAATATCAAAAGGACATAAAAGACTGGTATGATGGATACCGGTTTGGGAAACAGGATATTTACAATCCATGGAGTGTATTGATGTATATGGATCAGTTACTGAACACAAGCCGGAAGACGCCGGTATCCTTTTGGGCAAATACGAGTGGGAATGATATTATTTACCGCTATATAAAAGAAGCTGACGCTACCATGCGACAGGAGTTTGAGATATTGTCTTCTGGCGGTTATATTGAGAAACCACTGAAGGAAAGTCTGACATATAGAGAGATGGATCAAATCAATAATGTATATAGCTTTTTATTATATACAGGGTATTTGAAGGCAATAAACTGCGTTGATGAGGAGAACAGCGTGTATCGCCTCATGATTCCAAATAAAGAGATTAAAAGAATTTATACTACGATTTTTGAAGAATGGTTTCAGGAACAGGTAAAGGAAATACGTAGTGATTTTGCAGAAGCATTGCGAAAGGAAGATGTGAATCTGGCAAATGAGCTATTAAATAGCATCTTATTTGAATCCATCAGCTATTTTGATTACGATGAAAAATTTTATCATGGTATGCTGGTTGGATTGTTTAGTAACTATCAGGTTCTTTCGAATCAGGAATCCGGATTGGGCAGATTCGATCTTGCAGTGCTTCCATTCTATAAGAAAAAACGGGGGTTCTTACTGGAATTAAAAGTTGCCTCAAAAGAGGAAGAGGTGGAACATGCAGCAGTTCAGGCATGTGAGCAGATAAAGGAAAAACAGTATCTGGAGGGGCTGAAGAAGAAGGGATATACAGATATTGTAGGGTATGGAATAGCATTTTATAAAAAATCATGCCTGATCGTAGCACTTCCATAA
- a CDS encoding response regulator, which produces MIDILVVEDNNELRDVLERFLLHEGYQTRCVNRGNDALALLQQEKVRLLLVDIMLPDMDGFRICTQARQCSNLPIIIMSARTQTSDQLLGYELGADDYVEKPFAMAVMLAKIKAQLRRSYEMKEERSILKDDDLTIDIERHIVTLRGEPLALSVKEFELLVLLLRKKHTTLRKDYIFSVIWTDASDSELSTLTTHVNTLREKIETDPRHPKRLITVWGVGYRYEGME; this is translated from the coding sequence ATGATTGATATTCTTGTTGTTGAAGATAATAATGAGCTGCGGGATGTATTAGAGCGGTTTCTGCTGCATGAGGGATATCAGACACGCTGTGTAAACCGGGGAAATGACGCACTTGCTCTTTTACAACAGGAGAAGGTGCGTCTTCTTCTCGTTGATATTATGCTGCCGGATATGGATGGCTTTCGCATTTGTACTCAGGCCAGACAATGCAGCAATCTTCCCATCATCATCATGAGTGCAAGAACGCAGACAAGCGATCAGCTGCTGGGCTATGAGCTGGGGGCGGATGACTATGTAGAAAAGCCCTTCGCCATGGCTGTAATGCTGGCAAAAATTAAAGCCCAGCTGAGAAGAAGCTATGAAATGAAGGAGGAACGCAGCATTCTAAAGGATGACGACCTTACCATAGATATCGAACGACATATTGTGACATTGAGGGGAGAACCGCTGGCTCTTTCGGTAAAAGAATTTGAGCTGCTTGTTCTGCTGCTGAGAAAAAAGCATACAACGCTGCGTAAGGACTATATATTTTCCGTAATCTGGACGGATGCCTCAGACAGTGAGCTGTCTACGCTGACAACACATGTCAATACGCTCCGTGAAAAAATAGAAACTGATCCGCGTCATCCAAAACGGCTGATTACTGTGTGGGGAGTAGGGTATCGCTATGAAGGCATGGAGTAG
- a CDS encoding ATP-binding cassette domain-containing protein: protein METMIEVRQLCKSFVVNKKQNHVLRNVDLTIQKGEFIAVMGPSGSGKSTLLYTISGMDHINSGIVEFDHKEISRYNETEMAKLRLHEMGFIFQQMHFLNNLNIYDNVILPGYMAKKRKHKEINAYAEELLQKFQITSIAGHSIQEVSGGELQRACIARAMINQPQILFADEPTGALNSSSAREVMDMFSKVHEQGTTILMVTHDVKVASYAQRICYINDGKIESNLDIGVLKHTDELKEREKKVYNWLMEKGW, encoded by the coding sequence ATGGAAACAATGATAGAAGTCAGACAGCTATGCAAAAGCTTTGTTGTAAATAAAAAACAGAATCACGTCCTGCGTAATGTGGATCTCACCATTCAAAAAGGAGAATTCATCGCCGTTATGGGCCCAAGCGGCAGTGGCAAATCCACTCTGCTGTATACGATCAGCGGTATGGATCATATCAACTCCGGAATTGTGGAATTTGACCATAAGGAAATCAGCAGGTATAATGAAACCGAAATGGCGAAGCTGCGCCTGCATGAAATGGGCTTTATCTTCCAGCAGATGCATTTTCTAAATAATCTGAACATCTATGACAATGTGATTCTTCCAGGCTATATGGCAAAGAAAAGGAAGCACAAAGAAATCAATGCCTATGCGGAGGAGCTGCTGCAAAAGTTTCAAATCACCTCAATTGCAGGACATAGCATTCAGGAAGTAAGCGGCGGAGAGCTGCAGCGTGCCTGTATCGCCAGAGCAATGATCAATCAGCCGCAGATTCTGTTTGCGGATGAGCCGACCGGGGCATTGAACAGCTCCAGTGCGAGAGAAGTCATGGATATGTTTTCAAAGGTACACGAGCAGGGAACGACCATCCTGATGGTAACCCATGATGTAAAGGTGGCTTCCTATGCACAGCGCATCTGCTATATCAATGATGGGAAAATTGAAAGCAATCTTGATATTGGTGTGCTGAAGCATACGGATGAGCTGAAGGAACGGGAAAAGAAGGTATATAACTGGCTGATGGAAAAGGGCTGGTAG
- a CDS encoding mannose-6-phosphate isomerase — MYIVRPITMETLWGDTRLHSYQGDRAAQTIGCVYTLSGIDGIDCEIYNAKERTTLHRAVQKNPSAFGLQEGEDFPVIIAFDSCAQDVSFQIHPTDTYAKEQLHLPYGKSEAWYFIEKPSEGWVYAENKAGHRTAVETALQRKDFHGVIDHIPVSKHDLVYIRSGTMHALTAGSLIYEIQQSTNITYRLYDYERTDKHGNTRPLHVKEALANLDSSLHVQKQSFPKGTSFDQREFSLQHLTLSGSYTNTYSIASVISVVSGSLFVGTFPVSQGVSILVMPEECIQLTGSAECIIAAAHPYWRV, encoded by the coding sequence ATGTATATTGTACGTCCCATTACGATGGAAACCCTCTGGGGAGATACGCGTCTGCATTCCTATCAGGGTGATCGTGCTGCGCAGACAATTGGCTGTGTTTATACGCTGAGTGGAATTGATGGAATTGACTGTGAAATTTATAATGCAAAGGAACGGACAACGCTTCACAGGGCGGTACAAAAGAATCCTTCTGCCTTCGGTCTTCAAGAGGGTGAGGATTTTCCTGTGATCATAGCTTTTGATTCCTGTGCACAGGATGTCAGCTTTCAGATTCATCCGACCGATACCTATGCAAAAGAGCAGCTGCACTTGCCCTATGGAAAAAGCGAGGCCTGGTACTTTATTGAAAAGCCAAGTGAAGGCTGGGTATATGCTGAGAACAAGGCAGGTCATCGAACAGCTGTTGAGACTGCGCTGCAAAGGAAGGATTTTCATGGTGTGATCGATCATATTCCAGTTTCGAAGCATGACCTTGTGTATATCCGAAGCGGTACGATGCATGCCCTTACCGCAGGATCCTTAATCTATGAGATTCAACAGTCCACCAACATCACCTACCGCTTATATGATTATGAACGAACGGATAAGCATGGCAATACAAGACCACTTCATGTAAAGGAAGCACTTGCGAATCTGGATTCCTCCCTGCATGTACAAAAACAGAGCTTCCCAAAGGGAACCAGCTTTGACCAACGGGAATTCTCTTTACAGCACCTCACCTTATCCGGCAGCTATACGAATACGTATTCCATCGCATCCGTGATTTCCGTGGTTTCCGGTAGTCTTTTCGTAGGTACATTTCCCGTGTCACAGGGCGTAAGTATCCTTGTTATGCCAGAGGAATGCATTCAGCTTACAGGAAGCGCGGAATGCATCATCGCGGCAGCCCATCCGTATTGGAGAGTATAG